ATAGTGCATATGGAATagagaataaaatatagaaTTGTGCATTTTCACCTCTACTTGAGAGCTCATTGTACTTTAACTTGGTGCAAAAtgacatatacatatatgaccAATACTTTCAGTAGACAAtacatttattcataaatataCAGTAAATGTTAGttaaatgtgctatttattggGTAGGGTCATTTAAAGTAACATTATTAACATGCAGTTGATACTGCCATGTGTAGATCAGGGATCACGTGGGATTTTtcctgaggtttttttttttaagagttacATTAGGAGATTATTAGGAGATACCTATTATGGGATAAAACAGTTGTACTTTGATGTAcatatttgcattttaatgcctccaaaacaaacttttgatcaaaattttatatatatctattagGATGAGCACATGGTACGAAGCAATAGTTTGACAGAGCGCTTAAAACTGTGGGACCGTTACACTGGTATGGTAGACCAGGATGCTATCAAGCTGAAATTCTTGAGCAAGGTACACCGCAAAGACCCACCTTTTCGCATTAAAATGAGGATGCCACGGCGTAAAATGGTTCCAGTGAGTAGTAGTATTACATTTGTTGAACATGTTCACGCGTTATTTCttcataaaaatagaaagatataTTTCCGATAGATGCCAAGAAACGAATATTTACTACGATTTACTGCTTTGGTTTTGCAGTTTGTTCTGAGATGTGTCAAGTGTTTACCATTTTCTGTGGCTCATTCTGATCTGTTATGATATTTTCCAAAAacctgtttttttcccctcttagTTTTAGAAAAAGTTCCGTTTTgcaatgtttgcttttatgcaGCAAATATAGCTGATATTCAATGACAGGTTCCTCCTGCAATCAAACAACTTTATGCAAATCGACCTTCCCTTTTGCCATATCCTAGTCGTGTATCATTACAAATGCAAGAAACGCCATCTGTAAAGAAAAGCACCTTTGATGCCTCTCcagaagagcaagaagaagtGAGTTACCTTACATTcctgtaatattttctgttccCAGTTTACATTTGTCTGTCTATTATTTGCTTATTCCATGAGACAGAAGAgatgattatttgttttgtaagtTTTCACAGGTTGCATAGGAAAATgtcaatcaaaaaacaaaaggtagGACTGCAGTAAGAGACCTCTatagagaaaacaaattgaGTGCATGATTATTGTCTATTGCTATTTGGCACAGTATTAGCATTGTCTCattgttaatgatgatgattttgatcTAGTGATATTTTAACTGTTTCTTCCAGCCAGTTATAAAATGTGGTTTATAGATTGAGATAGAAGCTGTTTCTTTTGAGACATTTGTTGCgaagaacaatatttaaaatcttgtaGGTTTTTACAAGTTAGGAAATAAAGACCACTGCTGCTGTTCTTCAGACTTTGTGgatattgacattttaaaaacattgaaacTAGCATGAGGGAGGGGGAAAAATAATGAAACCCAACTTTGGGCTCATAAAAGCCATCTTGAATGAGCATaatctaatatttaaaaaaacttgagAAAAGCATGTTCAGATACATTTCTTACTGaagtatataaaaaaagcaaaacattcacctttttcttttaacagaaaCATGCACCATTTCAAAGTCTCtctcatgcacatacacatatagaAGGAAGAGTAGGGGGACCAAAAAAAGATCCCTCCTGCAGAAGATGGAACCATTGAAAAGAGCAAGAGACAGTGTGTCTCATTGAAACAGGTCATCTCAGATAAAAGACATAACATAACTGGATGAATTAAGGGGGTAATAATGTGGACATACAAATATGTTGTAGTACAGTTGAATAATATTATGACAAAGATGATTTTAACTTCTTTGATTATGAAAAAACCTTGTAACACTATACAATCATAACGATTGTACAATCTTCCCTAAAATAAACTTCCCAAAGGCAAAGATGGACATCAGTTAAGCTGCATTCTCGTAGAGCTGAAATTAAGCTGTTTGattgcctatatatatattttaaatcacAACATTTATTGTCACAATATTTAGtttggttcatttttttttgtcactgaGAGTCCTTCAGATTTTGTGAGCTTCAAATGTTAGACACCaacccaccttttttttctgtcgcagGAAACATTTTGGCTTGTATGATACATAAGGAATAAGCTTGAATTGCATGCATAAACAACAGTGATATTTCTGAACTAACAAACTTcggtaaaatttttttaatgcaagtGGCAAGGCAGTGAATGAAGTTATGCCTGGAAAGTTGGAATATGCAGATTCCAATATAgatggttaaaagaaaaagataacaaacaCTGGATGTTATAGGACCCcaggacaaaaagacaaaagttcAATGTGAATTTTGCAATGTATGTTTGAATATTGCTTGTATGACTGAAGCTAGTTTAAAAGTagacatgaaaacaaagagaagagaagaatgaGAAGCACCATAGAGATGGAACTTCTTTAGACCTAATAAGAAAATGGCTAATAAGATTGTGCCCCATGTTATATCTTCCTTCTTTAatctataaatttttaataaattgaaATATAAGTGACAGATGACCTGTAGTTTTGTCTGCATGCTATGAAAAGGTTCATGAATGGTCCTTATAACTGCTTTTCAGGTCCTTTAAAAGATTGTAATCGGATTTCAATTCAATTATCAAAAGTGACATCATGTTATTTGAGCATAAAACATAGGCACCAATTTATCACCAGTTTTTCTTAcatacagggttcccaggtccttgcaaggtccttttaagtccttttatattgaattttcgccaaaaggccttttaagtccttttatttgccatgcggtcctttcaaattctcacacaggtccttacattttctctgtgacccttttaagtccttttatcgataaaatattaccacaaatttatttccggagtcgactttggcgcaaaataccgacgatttttcgccgcatgtttggtctacacatctgtacaacactagttgcccttccgtattcgcaaaaaacactcttttttcaaaaggtcttcaGAAACTtgctctttcttgaactttgatcttctagtactactgtgcatagctctatttctctctctcttcccgttagagtgtgtgtgcgagagagagacacgtgaactgacttttgtattacaccaaagaatggctttcaggttttgcaattattattacttagatttctagaaaacttggaacattaacggtgtatgttatcagcgcgctaaggacactttttaagttatctaatctaaatatggcagacaggcatcaaaattaactctttgattatttattactaggaatacatgtatttgagaacatagagaagaccacagattcataaataatacatctttccgaccacacaagagaaaaacttaagcattgatgactgtcacttaggtccttacgaatgcatgaaaggtccttttaaggtccttttaaggtccttttttggcaccatccctgatccctgggaaccctgtacaTAATTTATCAGATTATTCCCTTGGACCCAGGATACACAGTAATTCTTGTAGAAAGATGAAGACAGAACTAATTTGGTATTTTCACCAATTTTTGATGATTTAAATCAGTATCTTGGTATCACTACTAATGCAAGTGTTAATGAAGAAGAGCACAAATACTAAGTCAACCATCAAAATGCGCTACATCACAAAGCAAAATGGCCAATGCACCACTGCCGATTTTCATGTTGGTTaccatttattttcacaacATATAAATAATTCAAGTAGTCAAACACAATAAAATCATATTCTGTTAAATTGACCTCCCCCCAAaattgattttgtgtgtgtgtgtgtgtgtgataaaaaaatgaaatttatcgACCCATTAAACActgttttgaaaatgaatgATTTTTGTATGATCACCCCACTATCCATTAGCAAGAAGGCAGAGTGTGTCTGTACCTTAGATCAGATTTTGTTCGTATTACATTGATTTATAAGATTGTGCATGCTTGGTTGTTTACTTTCTTACTTGTAATTTGCAAGAAGTACAACACACATTCATTtactttcatttacattttctttgtttcagtggTTGGCAGGATTAGTATCTTTGCAAAGCAGCATTGCCAAGTTCATGGCCCAAAAGCAGCTGCAGTCAAACTCATTCTTAGGTCAGGGTGTCGACCCATGCAGAAATGCAGATTCGAGCATTGCCACCAAGCCTACAGCATCTGTTGCCCCAGTCATTCACTGTGGTGAATCAGATTTATCCATGATGGCACTAGAGCATCCCTCACCTGAGAATGTGCAGAAGATGACAGACAGCCTCATGGACTGTGAGAATACTGCAGGTGATGACAGTCCTGCATGTGATGGTTTAGGCAGCAGTGCTTCAAAAGGCAGCTTGCAGCTGGTGCATGAAAACTCACAGAATGGACCTGGTGAGCCCTTGCCTTCACCCAGCAATAGAAGTAGTGCCGTGTCCCTTCTGCACGGCAATCTGTGCAACAGCAGTGGTGGAGGTGTTAGTAGTGATGCTGAGGTATTGGACATTCAGAAGGCCAGGGTTGACGTTGCAGCAAGAACTAGAAGCAACAGTGCTGATGCAGCTGTAACCACAGCTGGCATAATTAAAGTGTCTTGGCCTAGTGGTGAGCGGACAGGCAATCAAAGCACATCTTCGATGGCTGGACAGCAAAGCTCAAAAGCAAATGTGCTAATGCCCTCTGGAGTATCTGTTCAACAACAGCAAGGTAAAAACATAGTCATCAGTACgataaacaagacaaacaatACAGTGGTCACCAAAGTGCTTCCAGGTGCTGCTGGACAGGGAACGACTAGCAAGGTTGTCTTGCCACAAAGTATGGGAGCACGGAACAATGGCAGCAGCCCTCCAACATCCATCTTGTCACCAAGAGTCCTGGTGCAGCCTTCAGCACGCACAACAAACTCTTCCCCTCAGGGTTCAACTATTCAATCTAATGCTGGGACGTCAGTTCCTTCCCCTAAAGTTATTACTGTGTCTTCAAGCTCAGGTATTGTGGCTTAAAATATGGTCATTTTCGTAGTTTAAGAGCAGAGTGTATGAGGGTAAAATAACTGTGATTTTACTTGACAGTTGATCTGTTGAATTTCTGTCTGCTGGATTTTTAAGCTGTTGGCACTTTTTATTGGTTTCAAACCAGATTGTCAAAATGTTTTAGATATCTTTGAGCTTCATACTTGTGTGGCGATTTAAagttgttatttaaatttaattttaccCTACCTTGCCTGTCACATCTGTTCAGTAAATGCTGATTCATCATTTATATGATGCAAGGCTGCATATCATTTTtctaataaacatgtttactttgataaaagaaaaattactaaCTTTATTAATCGCAATGCGGAgttataacttgggaagtgtaGTGTACCCAGTTATGGGGTtattaagaaaagagaaaaactcaaGTTACTTTTGAACTTCTACTGGATTTGTTGTGTGCTCTCATAACTACCTTATGTTAAGAGTGTACTAGATTTTAATATGCATGAGCCTCTGACAAGTGGACCCTACCATGCAGAGGTTGCTTTTAGCATATATcttatctctggactgctgccTGTTTGCTGAGAACAGCTTTCTGCCTCTTGCAAAAttgtaggctgtcaggtctCGGTGAACCATTTAGCAGGATGTTATCGGAACTAgcaataaaattcttaaagttAATAGACTTTTTTTACTGTTACTTTCTATTTCCACGACCTCCACTTCCCATGATTCCGAACCAATAAATTAACAATACAACAGACATATagcttgagcttttgtacctAACAGGAGTTTGTATCATCTGTCTTGGTGTTGATCGTTAAACTGGAAGGAAATTTGGTTTTAACCTCGATCTAGAAGTGATTTATCAGCAAGCGGTCTAGAGATGTATGTCCATGGTTTTTAGCTGATTAAAAGTGGCTTCACATCTCTTACTGTAAATATATACACGTTTCTGTGTAAGACGATCATTATCATCAGAGATCACTTGAACagtggacaattttttttttgattttgtgaagaggctttttaatatttttagtggATCCTATGAAGGAAGATCTTAGaaacttttctttatattttggaTATGGTTTTCCTGTTCTAATACCAAACAGGATGAAGTGGCCAGTCCCTTTGCATGAAACACTATAGGCAGAAATACAAAATGACGAAATTGAACATAAAGGAATATGCTTGtcaacatgttttaaaaatgtgtagaaattTCATTATTCAGATGAGATGGAAACTGGTGTTTTTTGCTCATTTAGGTTCAAAGTCATCAGCTGTACCAGCAGGAGCCAAAGGAGGCTCAAACAATCTGAGTTCAGCTGTTTTGAATCTCAGCTCTGTTCTTCAGCAGTGGGTAGAGGGAAATGCAGgtaatttttatgatttattcttatttgtgaagaaaaataattaaaaaggtgaggggggggaagggggacaAACATTTCTCATATGTTTAAACATTTGGGTTTGCTATAatcatatacagtgatacctcggttctcgaacataattcgttccgggaggacggtcgagaaccaaattgttcgagaaccgaagcaatgaaacccaaaggaaataatggaaactggattaattcgttccaagccccagaaaatgcctatttactggcctaatttgtatataatatgtagaaaaacatgagtctcaacaagaaataagaaataaaagtatttattaaaacaaaaacaaaaaaaacaaaacaaaaatgtacagtacagtaaattgtgtttcatttactgtacctgtaccaaactttatggcaggagggaatgaatgtggagggaggagggaagggggatggttattgtcactgatgacgcaagcaaggcgctctgggccgaatgaacggcattcggctcatctcggacgttcggatgttcgagttccaaatatttgttcgaattccaagacaaaattttctcgaatttcctggtcgaataccgatttggtcgaaagtcaaggcgttcgagaaccgaggtatcactgtactttttTATGCTGTCTGTGCTTGTGATTGCAGACTGCACACCTGATATGGAGCTGAGCAAGATGGATGAAAAATTGCTACACTTGTTGGCATGGCAACGGCTGCAACAGCTGCTTCCTCCGTCTTCTCCTACTACTGCAAGAGCCTCAACTCCTACTATGTTTGGCAAAAAGAGTTTACTAAATGGGCTGATGACACCAGGTCTCATTTCCATTTTACCATTGCTTGTTCTTGTCTTCTTTATATTTATGGCCTAAATGATTAATTTGTTGccatcttttctcttcaaaaaTGGGGGATTGGATAGTAGGGGAGCAGATAGCCTAGTAATTAGAGCAACAATATCCAAACCAAAAGGCACACATATAAATTGGTTTGATACCCATGTTATACATGTAAGTTTTCAAACTGGGTAAAGAATTctggaaggtaaggcagcaagagaGAGGAGCTGGCCCTAAGAAAAATGCAATTTCTAATAACTCACTTCTCTTCGACCATAAGGTCAACGGGACTCTCTTTACCATTTACATAACTTCAATCAGCTGGTAATTGAATTATCTAGAACAGGTGGCCATTTACTGAAGTTTTGCATTTGTGACTGTTTCCACTAACATAATTGTTATTTGCTTTTCCCTTAGGTTCTAGTGAAGTTCGGCCTCGAGCTGTTCTTTGTCCTTTGACTGGTAAAGGCCAGGCAGTCACTATGCCATACCGCACACTCAGTGTGGGCACAggtaataaaacatattttgaattgttttacTTGTAACCAAACTCTACGAAGGGGAATTTATTTGATATTGCTTTTCATGATTTTAATTTAACTAGTGAAACCAGTTTGCAGTTAAATCAGGTTTCAAGCTGACATTGAAATGCAAGGAAAACAGCAAGGAGTAGGCTGGTGGTAGGGCAAGGCATATTGTGTTGTAAAGATGCCTTCAATAACTTTAATAAATttgtcaaacacatttacaaaaagtgtttttggacaaatttaataaaatttgagTGTCATGTGCAGAAGCTGGTGTGGGCAAAATACAGTGGGACATTTATATTGGCACTGCCTATTGATCTGgatttaaaaacacaaagtaaGCCTGAGaatacaaacattcaaaaaagCTTGCATGAATGGTACAACAGTTCATATGGTGCAAACGTGTGTGGTGTAAGTTGCCCAGAAGGCTTTTTAAGGTTATCCAGTATATATGTGTTTAACACAATTGATGCATTACAGGTGCTGATATGGATGTGCCTTTATTGAACTTCGGACATTGTAACTACATTTCCAGCAAACATGCTGTTATCTTCTATGATGAGGTAAAATTTGTgaggaaaacagagaaaatcCAATCATGTCTAGGATCTTGAAGACcagtttatttaatttatattcagAAA
This window of the Pomacea canaliculata isolate SZHN2017 linkage group LG4, ASM307304v1, whole genome shotgun sequence genome carries:
- the LOC112562009 gene encoding PHD finger protein 12-like isoform X1 — protein: MTTIEYDMDLSGGIMEQIQRLVAPPVSEETARRLRRRNRTVEHRRHGRAVNHDCCDSCKEGGDLLCCDRCPAAFHLLCHDPPLSEDDLPPGEWLCHKCKVLQVESKDEDAESTSSNRSNRLKRPLSADITAEGESSTPAVPAEKKDEKEPAEKEDNAFCMLIKAARLMNPMQFELSKDIACTTPLPGSSKRVYGRNSRGASKKQAHELDNGLVPLPAKVCFICCKSCRIGPLVQCDYCPLLFHMDCLTPPLTSLPTGRWMCPNHVEHFLDEHMVRSNSLTERLKLWDRYTGMVDQDAIKLKFLSKVHRKDPPFRIKMRMPRRKMVPVPPAIKQLYANRPSLLPYPSRVSLQMQETPSVKKSTFDASPEEQEEWLAGLVSLQSSIAKFMAQKQLQSNSFLGQGVDPCRNADSSIATKPTASVAPVIHCGESDLSMMALEHPSPENVQKMTDSLMDCENTAGDDSPACDGLGSSASKGSLQLVHENSQNGPGEPLPSPSNRSSAVSLLHGNLCNSSGGGVSSDAEVLDIQKARVDVAARTRSNSADAAVTTAGIIKVSWPSGERTGNQSTSSMAGQQSSKANVLMPSGVSVQQQQGKNIVISTINKTNNTVVTKVLPGAAGQGTTSKVVLPQSMGARNNGSSPPTSILSPRVLVQPSARTTNSSPQGSTIQSNAGTSVPSPKVITVSSSSGSKSSAVPAGAKGGSNNLSSAVLNLSSVLQQWVEGNADCTPDMELSKMDEKLLHLLAWQRLQQLLPPSSPTTARASTPTMFGKKSLLNGLMTPGSSEVRPRAVLCPLTGKGQAVTMPYRTLSVGTGADMDVPLLNFGHCNYISSKHAVIFYDEMTRHFELLNYSEHGTTVDNVLYSCDFSDKPATTPHPSPVVAAVREIISKNKNNKKNSNNSTNGDSSRDRFLMSAHSQEPLRPCNCKASSWSFMGGTGAGWEGTALLNHGSYIKLGCLQFVFSIVDQHICPEPAGPPGSLTVPRAVKPEPMSLLKTHLKAAQ
- the LOC112562009 gene encoding PHD finger protein 12-like isoform X2, which codes for MTTIEYDMDLSGGIMEQIQRLVAPPVSEETARRLRRRNRTVEHRRHGRAVNHDCCDSCKEGGDLLCCDRCPAAFHLLCHDPPLSEDDLPPGEWLCHKCKVLQVEDEDAESTSSNRSNRLKRPLSADITAEGESSTPAVPAEKKDEKEPAEKEDNAFCMLIKAARLMNPMQFELSKDIACTTPLPGSSKRVYGRNSRGASKKQAHELDNGLVPLPAKVCFICCKSCRIGPLVQCDYCPLLFHMDCLTPPLTSLPTGRWMCPNHVEHFLDEHMVRSNSLTERLKLWDRYTGMVDQDAIKLKFLSKVHRKDPPFRIKMRMPRRKMVPVPPAIKQLYANRPSLLPYPSRVSLQMQETPSVKKSTFDASPEEQEEWLAGLVSLQSSIAKFMAQKQLQSNSFLGQGVDPCRNADSSIATKPTASVAPVIHCGESDLSMMALEHPSPENVQKMTDSLMDCENTAGDDSPACDGLGSSASKGSLQLVHENSQNGPGEPLPSPSNRSSAVSLLHGNLCNSSGGGVSSDAEVLDIQKARVDVAARTRSNSADAAVTTAGIIKVSWPSGERTGNQSTSSMAGQQSSKANVLMPSGVSVQQQQGKNIVISTINKTNNTVVTKVLPGAAGQGTTSKVVLPQSMGARNNGSSPPTSILSPRVLVQPSARTTNSSPQGSTIQSNAGTSVPSPKVITVSSSSGSKSSAVPAGAKGGSNNLSSAVLNLSSVLQQWVEGNADCTPDMELSKMDEKLLHLLAWQRLQQLLPPSSPTTARASTPTMFGKKSLLNGLMTPGSSEVRPRAVLCPLTGKGQAVTMPYRTLSVGTGADMDVPLLNFGHCNYISSKHAVIFYDEMTRHFELLNYSEHGTTVDNVLYSCDFSDKPATTPHPSPVVAAVREIISKNKNNKKNSNNSTNGDSSRDRFLMSAHSQEPLRPCNCKASSWSFMGGTGAGWEGTALLNHGSYIKLGCLQFVFSIVDQHICPEPAGPPGSLTVPRAVKPEPMSLLKTHLKAAQ